Below is a window of Spirochaetae bacterium HGW-Spirochaetae-1 DNA.
AACTGGTATGTCGAAAAGGGATTTTTGTAATACAGGGTCAGGCTACTGTAAACAATATAATCCTGGCTGCTTCGCCCATATGGAATTGTCCCTACTTATCGTACAGCATGGTGAACTCGAACTTCGTCACGTCCACCAACCCCTGGTCCGTAATCTTCAGCTCGGGGATGACGGGCAGCGAGAGAAAGCTCATGGCCATGAAAACATTTTTAAGCTTCGTCCCCATGAGGCGCGCCTCTTCTTTCAGCAGACCATATCTTTCAATAACCGATGCGATGTTCTCCCGCGACATGAGCCCGCCGATTTCCAGGGGCAGGTGAAGCATTTTCCCGTCGTGGAGAAGGGCTATGCCGCCGCCCTGTTGAGCAAGGTGATTGCCCACGCTGGCCATGTCTGAGGCGTCGTAGCCGGCTATAATTAGGTTATGGCTGTCGTGGGCTATGGTCGATGCGATGGCGCCCGAGGATATGCCCAGTCCCCGAACGAAACCAAGGGACCGCGCGCCCGTGGCGTGATGCCGTTCGAAAACGGCGATCATGGCTATATCGCGCTCCCCGTCGGGACTGATCGAACCGTCCCGGACCGAAAGGCGGGCATGGTGTGTGCCGGTGAACAGGCTGCCGGGCATAACGTCGATGACCTTCACCTGGACTGAATCATGGCTGCCTTCATAGTCAACGGTGAAATCTTTCTCTGTGAGCGGCTCAGGCAGGTTCACGCTTTTTATGAACGGGGAAAAATCAAAGGGCGTCGGATCTGCCACGGCTGTTCCGTTCCTTAAAACGAATCGGCCGCCGTGCACGACGTCCGTTACGCGCAGAGAATCGAGGGATTCCAGGATCGTCAGGTTGGCACGGTATCCTGGCATAATCTCACCCATGGGGGGCATTTCGTGATATGCAAGAAAGCGAGAAAGGTACCGGCCCGGGTTCTGCGTGGCCATGATGATGGCTTCCATGGTCGCCTCTTCAATGCCCAGCTTCTTCTCCGTCATGATTATTTCCCTGGCACGGCGGATTATCCGGTCTACGTGGCCCGACTCGAAGAGTTCCTGCGCCGAAAGGTCATCGGAGCAGAGCATGCATCGTCCCGGGTCGGCGTCGGAATGGAGGAGCTGCGGGAGGATAGCGTCCATATCCTTTACGGCGCTTCCATAGCGCAGGGCCAGGTACATGCCGGCATGGATCTTCTCCGCGGCCTCGCCGGGTTTCGTGGTTTCGTGGTCGTTCATG
It encodes the following:
- the ade gene encoding adenine deaminase; translated protein: MIVINSWTQSQRGIGMNFILLTGGTIIDTNSRQFYRGDILIKDGIIEEVSAVPIQPSPDTRVVDISGKFVSPGFMDSHIHIESSMLSPVEFAHHAIKHGTTALLVDPHEIANVFGIRAVELFMELADILPLDMFIGIPSCVPATYMEQSGSVITLDEIIALLPDRRIYGLAEMMNFPGVINGFGDAREKVDAVYDFGKIVDGHCPGVSGNDLIAYVTNGRMDGTVRIMNDHETTKPGEAAEKIHAGMYLALRYGSAVKDMDAILPQLLHSDADPGRCMLCSDDLSAQELFESGHVDRIIRRAREIIMTEKKLGIEEATMEAIIMATQNPGRYLSRFLAYHEMPPMGEIMPGYRANLTILESLDSLRVTDVVHGGRFVLRNGTAVADPTPFDFSPFIKSVNLPEPLTEKDFTVDYEGSHDSVQVKVIDVMPGSLFTGTHHARLSVRDGSISPDGERDIAMIAVFERHHATGARSLGFVRGLGISSGAIASTIAHDSHNLIIAGYDASDMASVGNHLAQQGGGIALLHDGKMLHLPLEIGGLMSRENIASVIERYGLLKEEARLMGTKLKNVFMAMSFLSLPVIPELKITDQGLVDVTKFEFTMLYDK